The proteins below come from a single Asanoa ferruginea genomic window:
- a CDS encoding PD40 domain-containing protein, translating into MTTRLRESLHGAAGDVPAYPVYEKALATARRSRRRAGLAAAAVLALVGTALPLVDTSPAPTTDGKTDAALPDRIGVPPLGSLHATDRPRLGSASVIFTGQGSGLEYGDEGSLITVVGAHDDRYRIIRGEIEARAGVDTVLSADGRQVAFRAVSSLRSAVEIVDLVTGHSRDVGSGVDGTVMIDPVAWSPDGRALVVRSTVPVDAERTDYRHVLSVVWPGTDRHTRLGEAENEDGLGTAVAFAPDGTRLAFQTGRTVTVGDVDGRRLASFTLAADAELAGKGAWSADAQTLTVARRGIDSWRLGRVDAATGRDLGLVDTPTVTNVTAIRLLGWAVDGSARVVAYVPGPHAPGAFNSPLDVDSRIDYFNVGTVRILALSPGASAPTTLLVAPDDVVSIDVADAVVHGGRTREAHPPGGVGPRFWVWTSFIPLLLAAIVAFRRRKGLALWLDDRRVTRSRG; encoded by the coding sequence ATGACGACCCGGCTGCGTGAGTCGCTGCACGGCGCGGCGGGCGACGTGCCCGCGTACCCCGTCTATGAGAAAGCCCTCGCCACCGCACGCCGCTCCCGCCGGCGTGCCGGGCTCGCGGCCGCCGCGGTGCTGGCTCTCGTCGGCACGGCGCTGCCCCTTGTGGACACCAGCCCGGCTCCGACCACTGACGGGAAGACGGACGCCGCCTTGCCCGACCGGATCGGCGTGCCGCCCCTCGGCAGCTTGCACGCGACGGATCGGCCGCGGCTCGGCTCGGCCTCGGTGATCTTCACGGGTCAGGGTTCGGGCCTGGAATACGGCGATGAAGGCAGCCTCATCACGGTCGTCGGCGCGCACGACGACCGCTACCGGATCATCCGGGGCGAGATCGAGGCGCGGGCCGGTGTGGACACGGTGCTGTCCGCCGACGGCCGCCAGGTCGCCTTCAGAGCCGTCTCCTCCCTGCGTTCTGCCGTGGAGATCGTCGACCTGGTGACGGGACATAGTCGCGACGTGGGCAGCGGGGTGGACGGCACGGTCATGATCGACCCGGTGGCCTGGTCACCGGACGGCCGGGCGCTCGTGGTGCGATCCACGGTTCCCGTCGATGCCGAGCGCACCGACTACCGGCACGTGCTGAGCGTCGTCTGGCCCGGCACCGACCGGCACACCCGGCTGGGCGAGGCCGAGAACGAGGACGGGCTGGGAACGGCGGTGGCGTTCGCACCCGACGGCACCAGGCTCGCGTTCCAGACCGGGCGGACGGTCACCGTCGGCGACGTGGACGGCCGGCGGCTCGCGTCGTTCACCCTCGCCGCCGACGCCGAGCTTGCCGGCAAGGGCGCCTGGAGCGCCGATGCCCAGACGCTCACTGTCGCCCGGCGCGGCATCGACAGTTGGCGCCTCGGGCGGGTCGACGCGGCCACCGGTCGGGACCTCGGCCTGGTCGACACGCCCACCGTCACCAACGTGACCGCCATCCGGCTGCTCGGCTGGGCCGTGGACGGGTCGGCTCGGGTGGTCGCCTATGTGCCCGGCCCGCACGCGCCGGGTGCGTTCAACTCACCGCTCGATGTGGACTCCCGAATCGACTACTTCAATGTCGGCACCGTCCGGATCCTGGCCCTCTCGCCCGGCGCCAGCGCGCCGACCACCCTGCTGGTCGCACCCGACGACGTGGTCTCGATCGACGTCGCCGACGCCGTGGTCCACGGCGGTCGCACCCGCGAGGCGCACCCACCCGGCGGGGTCGGTCCCCGATTCTGGGTCTGGACCTCGTTCATCCCCCTCCTGCTGGCCGCGATCGTGGCCTTCCGCCGTCGCAAAGGCCTGGCGCTCTGGCTCGACGACCGGCGGGTGACGCGGTCCCGCGGGTAG
- a CDS encoding SigE family RNA polymerase sigma factor has product MAETFHEFVVSRSPALSRRAYLLTGDHQLAEDLLQSALAKTYRHWRRIRDGDPEAYVRRVMYHQQISWWRRRRPAERLEPEPTDRHAVDHSDATTLRLAVAAALRQLTPRQRAVVVLRFFEDLTEAQVADVLGCSLGTVKRHGHDAIRRLRVIAPDLVDRAPERSPR; this is encoded by the coding sequence ATGGCCGAGACGTTCCACGAGTTCGTGGTGTCCCGTTCGCCGGCGTTGTCGCGGCGGGCCTACCTGCTCACCGGTGACCACCAGCTCGCCGAGGATCTGTTGCAGAGCGCCCTCGCGAAGACCTACCGGCACTGGCGGCGGATCAGGGACGGCGATCCCGAGGCCTACGTCCGGCGCGTGATGTATCACCAGCAGATCTCCTGGTGGCGCCGGCGCCGGCCGGCCGAGCGCCTCGAGCCGGAGCCCACCGACCGGCACGCCGTCGACCACTCCGACGCGACCACCCTCCGGTTGGCCGTGGCTGCGGCGCTGCGCCAGCTCACCCCACGCCAGCGGGCCGTGGTCGTGTTGCGGTTCTTCGAGGATCTGACCGAGGCACAGGTGGCCGACGTGCTCGGCTGCTCGCTCGGCACCGTGAAACGGCACGGGCACGACGCGATCCGCCGGTTGCGGGTCATCGCGCCCGACCTGGTCGACCGCGCCCCGGAGAGGAGCCCGCGATGA
- a CDS encoding AAA family ATPase, whose translation MELVILVGLQASGKSTYCRQALAASHTVVSKDDFGNARHRQRRQLRLINDLLTDGRDVVVDNTNPSPDDWQPLITVERELPMKDAYRDLVERLAA comes from the coding sequence GTGGAGTTGGTCATCCTGGTCGGGTTGCAGGCGTCGGGCAAGAGCACCTACTGCCGGCAGGCGTTGGCGGCCAGCCACACCGTCGTGAGCAAGGACGACTTCGGCAACGCCCGGCACCGTCAGCGGCGGCAGCTGCGGCTGATCAACGACCTCCTGACCGACGGGCGCGATGTCGTGGTGGACAACACCAACCCGTCCCCGGATGATTGGCAGCCGCTGATCACCGTGGAGCGGGAGCTGCCGATGAAAGACGCCTACCGCGACCTCGTCGAACGGCTCGCGGCCTAG
- a CDS encoding sensor histidine kinase has product MTGSIPLRVKLVAAVLTLVTAALLIIGASSAYFLRSYLVGRIDEELVRYLSRFEQSMPSDSPGGLPSDYLVAATDPDRATVEVLRDDRFTKADLPGAIDSAAFYQQHAGADPFTAGSGSKALRWRVVVGDLGDDRYVAVGQDLSDVDYAVARLIWIDALAGGTVLILLAIAGAGIVRSSLRPLNEIEQTAGAIAAGDLSRRIPDPEPGVARPRSELGRLSRALNAMLTQIESAFTARARSEATARDAAAAAQASESRARRSEERMRQFIADASHELRTPLTTIRGFAELYRQGAVATTADTAKLVRRIEDEAARMGLLVEDLLLLARLDQERPVTLAPVDLRVLVADAMLAARASAPEREITMDTTAAPGPLVVNGDDRRLRQVLSNLLSNAVTHTPPTATINIALRAEDDGFAVIDVHDTGPGLSPEQADRVFERFYRVDDARTRRDGSTSTGLGLAIVAALVAAHGGTVRVHSEPGVGTTFALRLPLTETAPEGD; this is encoded by the coding sequence ATGACCGGGTCGATCCCGCTGCGGGTCAAGCTCGTCGCCGCGGTGCTCACGCTGGTCACCGCGGCCCTGCTGATCATCGGCGCCAGCAGCGCCTACTTCCTGCGCAGCTACCTGGTCGGCCGCATCGACGAGGAACTGGTCCGCTACCTGAGCCGGTTCGAGCAGTCGATGCCGTCGGACAGCCCCGGCGGCCTGCCGTCCGACTACCTGGTCGCCGCGACGGACCCCGACCGGGCCACAGTGGAGGTCCTCCGCGACGACCGGTTCACAAAGGCCGACCTGCCGGGCGCGATCGACAGCGCGGCGTTCTACCAGCAGCACGCCGGCGCCGACCCGTTCACCGCGGGCTCGGGCAGCAAGGCGCTGCGCTGGCGGGTCGTCGTGGGCGACCTGGGCGACGACCGCTACGTCGCGGTCGGCCAGGATCTCTCCGACGTGGACTATGCCGTCGCCCGCCTGATCTGGATCGACGCCCTGGCCGGCGGCACGGTGCTGATCCTGCTGGCCATCGCGGGCGCCGGCATCGTCCGCAGCAGCCTGCGCCCCCTCAACGAGATCGAACAGACCGCGGGAGCGATCGCCGCCGGCGACCTGTCGAGGCGCATCCCCGACCCGGAGCCCGGCGTCGCCCGCCCCCGGTCCGAGCTGGGCCGCCTGTCCCGCGCCCTCAACGCGATGCTGACCCAGATCGAGTCGGCGTTCACCGCCCGGGCCCGCTCGGAGGCCACGGCCCGCGACGCCGCCGCGGCGGCGCAGGCATCCGAATCGAGGGCCCGCCGCTCGGAGGAGCGGATGCGCCAGTTCATCGCCGACGCCTCACACGAACTGCGTACCCCGCTGACCACGATCCGCGGCTTCGCGGAGCTCTACCGGCAGGGCGCCGTGGCCACGACGGCCGACACGGCCAAACTGGTCCGCCGCATCGAAGACGAGGCCGCCCGGATGGGCCTGCTCGTCGAAGACCTCCTGCTGCTGGCCCGCTTGGACCAGGAACGCCCGGTCACCCTGGCGCCGGTCGACCTGCGGGTGCTGGTCGCCGACGCGATGCTGGCGGCCCGCGCGAGCGCACCCGAACGCGAGATCACCATGGACACGACCGCGGCCCCCGGCCCGCTGGTGGTGAACGGCGACGACCGCCGGTTGCGGCAGGTGCTGAGCAACCTGCTGAGCAACGCGGTCACCCACACGCCGCCGACGGCCACGATCAACATCGCGCTGCGGGCGGAAGACGACGGGTTCGCGGTGATCGACGTACACGACACGGGTCCGGGCCTGTCACCCGAGCAGGCGGATCGCGTCTTCGAACGCTTCTACCGCGTCGACGACGCCCGCACCCGCCGGGACGGCTCCACCAGCACAGGCCTGGGCCTCGCCATCGTGGCGGCTTTGGTCGCGGCCCACGGCGGCACGGTCCGGGTGCACAGCGAGCCGGGCGTGGGCACGACGTTCGCCCTCCGGCTGCCGCTCACCGAGACCGCCCCGGAGGGCGACTAG
- a CDS encoding putative quinol monooxygenase has product MIFITAKFRVKPEHAEQWPAISRDFTEATRAEPGCLWFDWSRSLDDPTEYVLVEAFRDGDAGGAHVGSDHFAQAQKTLPAYLVATPKIVNATLDQDDWSLLGELAVPE; this is encoded by the coding sequence ATGATCTTCATTACCGCCAAGTTCCGAGTCAAGCCCGAGCACGCCGAGCAGTGGCCGGCCATCTCGCGCGACTTCACCGAGGCCACCCGCGCCGAGCCCGGCTGCCTCTGGTTCGACTGGTCCCGCAGCCTCGACGACCCCACCGAATACGTGCTGGTCGAAGCGTTCCGCGACGGCGACGCGGGCGGCGCCCACGTCGGCTCCGACCACTTCGCACAGGCGCAGAAGACGCTGCCGGCCTACCTCGTGGCCACGCCGAAGATCGTCAACGCCACCCTCGACCAGGACGACTGGTCGCTGCTCGGCGAGCTGGCGGTCCCGGAGTGA
- a CDS encoding winged helix-turn-helix transcriptional regulator — translation MSLPSTYPDRNCSLARALEVLGERWTLLIIRDAFYGVRRFGDFATQLGIPRASLTSRLKFLVAEGVLARGEDAAGSVEYRLTAKGIELWPALRTLMAWGDAHYSPAGVRRTQRHDDDGGLLDIDGRCALCGRIVPVAETRMEPGPGFAPEAADVDPVSQAMNTPRLLLEPITTTGVRG, via the coding sequence GTGTCGCTACCCAGCACCTACCCGGACCGCAACTGTTCATTGGCGCGAGCGCTGGAAGTCCTCGGCGAGCGCTGGACGCTGTTGATCATTCGGGACGCCTTCTACGGCGTACGCCGATTCGGTGATTTCGCCACTCAACTCGGCATCCCGCGCGCCAGCCTCACCAGCAGGCTCAAGTTTCTCGTGGCCGAGGGCGTGCTGGCCCGTGGCGAGGACGCGGCCGGCAGCGTCGAATACCGGCTCACGGCCAAGGGCATCGAGCTGTGGCCGGCCCTGCGCACGCTGATGGCCTGGGGCGACGCCCACTACTCCCCCGCCGGCGTGCGACGCACCCAGCGCCACGATGACGACGGCGGCCTGCTCGACATCGACGGGCGCTGTGCGCTGTGTGGGCGGATCGTCCCGGTCGCCGAGACCCGGATGGAGCCCGGTCCCGGCTTCGCGCCGGAGGCCGCCGACGTCGATCCCGTGTCCCAGGCGATGAACACGCCCCGGCTCCTGCTCGAACCCATCACCACGACCGGCGTACGCGGATGA
- a CDS encoding putative quinol monooxygenase, producing MYQFLVSFTVQPDHRDDFVRAAKKTARDSMANEPGSERFEVIADEKNPDLFYLNEVYADADAFNTHASGPYFGAFFAEASNYAEGPNWLMRGNLIGDKANA from the coding sequence ATGTACCAGTTCCTGGTTTCGTTCACTGTCCAGCCCGACCACCGCGACGACTTCGTGCGGGCCGCCAAGAAGACCGCGCGCGACTCGATGGCCAACGAGCCCGGCTCGGAGCGGTTCGAGGTGATCGCCGACGAGAAGAACCCGGACCTCTTCTACCTCAACGAGGTCTACGCCGACGCCGACGCGTTCAACACCCACGCCAGCGGCCCCTACTTCGGCGCGTTCTTCGCCGAGGCGAGCAACTACGCCGAGGGTCCTAACTGGCTCATGCGCGGCAACCTCATCGGCGACAAGGCCAACGCATAA
- a CDS encoding CapA family protein, with protein sequence MPFRRTVIVGAAFLLVFGPGLLADAGSGPAAAVRAAPKTTPGTGGAAPAFKLEQWPAPTPAPSAPAWVPRTFTVLASGDVLLHSGLWQNFAPLFRDVAPVVRAADLAICHLETPVGRPGGPFSGYPIFSVPPQIAPALRNTGYDACSTASNHSLDGGAAGIDRTLDALDAVGISHTGTARSAAEAARPTIYDVDGVRVGHVSFTFSFNGLVEPKDKPWLANELDVAALLRQAHNAKAAGAEFVIASIHWGTEYSHEPNAQQRAVARQVLRSPDVDLILGHHAHVVQPFERIGSKWVAYGLGNHVSGQDFSLDTRDGTMARFTVAEVAPGRFQVARAEALPTWMLLGSGPARVLDAARCAANPRNSAALRRDCQASRRRTAGHVSGRAAPGLVVER encoded by the coding sequence ATGCCGTTCCGTCGCACGGTCATCGTGGGGGCCGCTTTCCTGTTGGTGTTCGGCCCAGGCCTGTTGGCTGACGCCGGATCCGGCCCGGCCGCCGCTGTCCGCGCGGCACCGAAGACGACGCCCGGCACGGGCGGTGCCGCGCCCGCCTTCAAGCTCGAGCAATGGCCGGCACCCACGCCGGCGCCGTCCGCTCCCGCCTGGGTTCCCCGCACGTTCACGGTCCTGGCCAGCGGCGACGTGTTGCTCCACTCTGGACTGTGGCAGAATTTCGCGCCCTTGTTCAGGGACGTCGCGCCGGTGGTCCGGGCCGCCGACCTGGCGATCTGCCACCTCGAGACGCCGGTCGGGCGGCCGGGCGGCCCGTTCTCGGGCTATCCCATCTTCTCGGTGCCGCCGCAGATCGCCCCGGCACTGCGCAACACCGGTTACGACGCCTGCTCGACGGCGTCGAACCACAGCCTCGACGGTGGCGCGGCCGGCATCGACCGTACCCTCGACGCCCTGGATGCCGTTGGCATTTCACACACCGGAACCGCGCGCAGTGCCGCTGAGGCCGCGCGCCCCACCATCTACGACGTCGACGGCGTGCGGGTCGGGCACGTGTCCTTCACGTTCAGCTTCAACGGCCTGGTCGAGCCGAAGGACAAGCCCTGGCTGGCCAACGAACTCGACGTCGCCGCGCTGCTGCGCCAGGCGCACAACGCCAAGGCGGCCGGCGCCGAGTTCGTCATCGCGTCCATCCACTGGGGAACGGAGTATTCGCACGAACCCAACGCGCAGCAGCGCGCGGTGGCCCGCCAGGTGCTCCGCTCGCCCGACGTCGACCTGATCCTCGGCCACCACGCGCACGTGGTGCAGCCGTTCGAGCGCATCGGGTCGAAGTGGGTGGCCTACGGCCTCGGCAACCACGTCTCGGGCCAGGACTTCTCCCTCGACACCCGGGACGGGACGATGGCCCGCTTCACCGTCGCCGAGGTGGCACCGGGCCGGTTCCAGGTGGCCCGTGCCGAGGCGCTGCCGACCTGGATGCTGCTGGGCAGCGGCCCGGCGCGGGTGCTCGACGCGGCCCGCTGCGCCGCGAACCCGCGCAACTCAGCCGCTCTCCGCCGGGATTGCCAGGCGTCGCGGCGCCGCACCGCGGGTCACGTGTCCGGTCGCGCCGCCCCGGGCCTGGTCGTCGAGCGCTGA
- a CDS encoding NADPH:quinone reductase translates to MRAAWYDRQGPAREVLEVGELPDPRPGDGEVRVRVSVSGIHVGDLGKRQGWWGSTMPFPRVVPHGDGAGTIDAVGPGVDRSRVGERVWVYLAQSYRPFGTAAEYTVVPANHAVPLPESVPFEQAAGLGIPGITGHRAIFASGPVDGQRIVVTGALGAVGRAAVAVARRGGATVIATVHTAGQVKQALAAGAHHAVATESGDVAAKILRKTGGEPIDQVAELAFDTNLLTNLEILGYGGTIATYATTAAEPTVPYWQLAFKNITLQFLSNDDFPEPANEAAAADLTAALVAGDLHYPIAARFPLAEIAEAQELAEHSAGKGRVVLTLDGSG, encoded by the coding sequence ATGCGGGCCGCCTGGTATGACCGGCAGGGTCCGGCGCGCGAGGTGCTCGAGGTCGGCGAACTGCCCGATCCGCGGCCCGGCGACGGCGAGGTCCGGGTGCGGGTGTCCGTCTCCGGCATCCACGTCGGCGATCTGGGCAAACGGCAGGGCTGGTGGGGGTCCACCATGCCGTTCCCGCGGGTCGTACCGCACGGCGACGGCGCCGGGACGATCGACGCCGTCGGGCCGGGCGTCGACCGGTCCCGGGTGGGTGAACGGGTCTGGGTCTACCTGGCCCAGTCCTACCGCCCGTTCGGCACCGCCGCCGAATACACCGTGGTGCCGGCCAACCACGCCGTCCCGCTGCCCGAGAGCGTGCCCTTCGAGCAGGCGGCCGGGCTCGGCATCCCGGGCATCACCGGCCACCGGGCGATCTTCGCCAGCGGGCCGGTCGACGGCCAGCGGATCGTGGTCACCGGCGCCCTGGGTGCCGTCGGCCGGGCCGCGGTGGCGGTGGCCCGGCGGGGCGGGGCCACCGTGATCGCCACCGTGCACACCGCCGGCCAGGTCAAGCAGGCGCTGGCCGCGGGTGCCCACCACGCGGTCGCGACCGAGAGCGGCGACGTGGCCGCGAAGATCCTCCGGAAGACCGGCGGCGAACCGATCGACCAGGTGGCCGAGTTGGCCTTCGACACGAACCTGCTGACCAACCTGGAGATCCTGGGGTACGGCGGCACGATCGCCACCTACGCCACGACCGCGGCCGAGCCGACCGTCCCGTACTGGCAGCTCGCCTTCAAGAACATCACGCTCCAGTTCCTGAGCAACGACGACTTCCCCGAGCCGGCGAACGAGGCCGCCGCGGCCGATCTGACCGCCGCGCTGGTCGCCGGCGACCTGCACTACCCGATCGCGGCCCGGTTTCCGCTGGCGGAGATCGCCGAGGCGCAGGAACTCGCCGAACACAGCGCGGGCAAGGGCCGCGTCGTCCTGACCCTCGACGGATCGGGCTAG
- a CDS encoding antibiotic biosynthesis monooxygenase, with translation MTTVEMTRFRVPEARAEALLAARPAMLSDFQSDRAGFLGARLIRLGADEWLDIVFWRTSEDFAESRRRGADRPGIKTFFGLIDEVISSEEGTTSDPVGA, from the coding sequence ATGACCACCGTCGAAATGACGCGTTTCCGCGTGCCCGAAGCGCGCGCCGAGGCCCTGCTGGCCGCCCGACCGGCCATGCTGAGCGACTTCCAGAGCGACCGCGCCGGCTTCCTCGGCGCGCGGCTGATCCGGCTGGGCGCCGACGAATGGCTCGACATCGTCTTCTGGCGCACCAGCGAAGACTTCGCCGAGTCCCGCCGCCGCGGCGCCGACCGGCCGGGCATCAAGACTTTCTTCGGGCTGATCGACGAGGTGATCAGCTCCGAGGAAGGGACCACCAGCGATCCGGTCGGTGCCTGA
- a CDS encoding FAD-binding oxidoreductase, translated as MSNIPALLTSVRGPVLFPDDAGFADEAAVFNTVVTHEPHVIIGATHATDVQAAVRFAAEEGRSVAVLNSGHGPSLPVSGEAVLITTRRMTRVTVDSVRRTARVEAGVTWGQVVEAAANVGLAPLAGSSPQVGVVGYTLGGGVSIALGRAFGYAADHVRAVDLVTADGELRHVTPASDPDLFAALLGGKGNFGVVTALEFSLFPVAEVYAGSLQYAGEDAAAVLAAYGSLAATAPDALTSSIIFLRAPDLPFVPESMRGKLSIFVRVAYPGPAVDGEALIAPLRAAAPVLADTVTMLPVGQIASIANDPTDPATGVEHFVLLDELTPSMMDTILAYAGPDSDGSLTLVNLTQLGGAFATPPQPPNAVRRDVAFALLALTFVPPGAPVNQQEAGSALTGRLGDKRHPGYLSPADASVDGVRAAYDEATYERLRTVKTTWDPGNMFRWTFNIPPRT; from the coding sequence ATGTCGAACATTCCAGCGCTGCTGACCTCGGTCCGCGGACCCGTCCTCTTCCCGGACGACGCCGGTTTCGCCGACGAGGCGGCGGTGTTCAACACAGTCGTTACCCACGAACCACACGTGATCATCGGGGCCACCCACGCGACCGACGTCCAGGCGGCGGTCCGGTTCGCGGCGGAGGAGGGCCGCTCGGTCGCGGTGCTCAACAGCGGGCACGGCCCCTCCCTGCCGGTCTCGGGGGAGGCGGTCCTGATCACCACCCGGCGGATGACCCGGGTGACCGTCGACAGCGTGCGCCGCACCGCCCGGGTGGAAGCGGGCGTCACCTGGGGACAGGTGGTGGAGGCGGCGGCCAACGTGGGCCTGGCTCCGCTGGCCGGTTCCTCGCCACAGGTCGGCGTCGTCGGCTACACGCTCGGCGGTGGGGTGAGCATCGCGCTCGGCCGGGCGTTCGGTTATGCCGCCGACCACGTGCGCGCGGTCGACCTCGTGACCGCCGACGGCGAACTCCGCCACGTCACGCCGGCCTCCGACCCGGACCTGTTCGCCGCCCTGCTCGGCGGGAAGGGCAACTTCGGCGTCGTCACCGCGCTCGAGTTCAGCCTCTTCCCGGTCGCGGAGGTCTACGCGGGCTCGCTGCAATACGCGGGTGAAGACGCGGCGGCCGTCCTGGCGGCCTACGGGTCACTCGCCGCCACCGCGCCCGACGCGCTGACCTCGTCGATCATCTTCCTGCGCGCGCCCGACCTGCCGTTCGTGCCCGAGTCGATGCGCGGCAAGCTCAGCATCTTCGTGCGGGTGGCCTACCCGGGCCCGGCGGTCGACGGCGAAGCGCTCATCGCCCCGTTGCGGGCAGCGGCCCCGGTGCTCGCCGACACCGTGACCATGTTGCCCGTCGGGCAGATCGCGTCGATCGCCAACGATCCGACCGATCCGGCCACCGGCGTCGAGCATTTCGTGCTGCTCGACGAGCTGACACCATCCATGATGGACACGATTCTGGCGTACGCCGGTCCCGACTCCGACGGAAGCCTCACGCTGGTCAACCTGACCCAGCTCGGTGGTGCGTTCGCGACACCGCCGCAGCCGCCCAACGCCGTACGCCGTGATGTCGCCTTCGCTCTGTTGGCCCTGACCTTCGTGCCGCCCGGTGCGCCGGTCAACCAGCAGGAGGCGGGGTCGGCCCTGACCGGCCGGCTCGGCGACAAGCGGCACCCCGGCTATCTGTCGCCGGCGGACGCGTCCGTCGACGGGGTGCGGGCGGCCTATGACGAGGCGACCTACGAGCGCCTCCGGACGGTCAAGACCACCTGGGACCCGGGGAACATGTTCCGCTGGACCTTCAACATCCCGCCCCGCACGTGA
- a CDS encoding TetR/AcrR family transcriptional regulator, translating to MAVRRRRAGGERRTAVLSAVATVLAERGYENTRFTDVSAASGVAISTLQNYFGSREDMVIEAMEAFTDQEVTALEAVATAEPDPWRRLVAMVDRSLHNPAGTRQLLVEFWRSAMRDADLRGYSAEVQARYRAPFLAAVREGAERGDFTLPYSAEAVTDLLLAALVGLIVSRVQDQPMPSPVEFRDVLLAQLRLMLGAGPPGR from the coding sequence ATGGCGGTGCGACGCAGGCGGGCTGGTGGCGAGCGGCGCACCGCCGTCCTTTCCGCGGTGGCGACCGTGCTCGCCGAGCGAGGCTACGAGAACACCCGGTTCACCGACGTGTCGGCGGCCAGCGGCGTCGCGATCAGCACCCTCCAGAACTACTTCGGTTCGCGCGAAGACATGGTGATCGAGGCCATGGAGGCGTTCACCGACCAGGAGGTGACCGCCCTGGAGGCGGTGGCCACCGCGGAACCCGACCCGTGGCGACGGCTGGTCGCGATGGTCGACCGGAGCCTGCACAACCCGGCCGGCACCCGGCAGTTGCTGGTCGAGTTCTGGCGGTCGGCGATGCGCGACGCCGACCTGCGCGGCTACAGCGCGGAGGTGCAGGCGCGTTACCGGGCGCCGTTCCTGGCGGCGGTGCGGGAGGGCGCCGAGCGCGGCGACTTCACGCTCCCCTACAGCGCCGAGGCCGTCACCGACCTGCTGCTCGCGGCCCTGGTCGGGCTGATCGTCTCGCGGGTGCAGGACCAGCCCATGCCGTCGCCGGTGGAGTTCCGCGACGTCCTGTTGGCCCAGCTCCGGCTGATGCTGGGCGCCGGGCCACCCGGACGATAG